The Nyctibius grandis isolate bNycGra1 chromosome 14, bNycGra1.pri, whole genome shotgun sequence genome segment GTCTTCCTTCCTTGGGCCACTCTGCAAGGCATTAAGTGCAATGAAATCTATTTAATAAGATATACTGTATTTAGATGCTAAGTAGCACGTTGCTTCATTGGCTGTGTTGCTTTGATTCACGAAAGtagcttttgtttgttatttcaACAAACCATTTTTGCAGGTTGAGGTACAGGCTTGTATTTTAAGACCACGGCTACAAAGCAAAGCTGTGCTAGGGACAAAATGGGATGTTCACAATAGAGCTCAGAACAGGGGCAAGATGGGTTtgttcttccagaaaaaaaaagtcacaataCACTTAATTTCAGAGGTTCAGGAAACAGATCTGTACTCAATCTTTCTCCTTTACTTTGGAAGCAAATGCTCTGATTTGACCCAGGGCttgaataataaatatttatatggaaATCTTCCTTTTGTAATTAATTCATTACTTTGGCCTCCGGGAATGGCTCACTGTGCCTCTGCCTCATTTTGAGCTGTGCTCTGATCTTCACTGTCACTGCAAATTGTTCAATGGATGAAAAGGGGAGGGCAGAACAGTGAACAGTGGGTTTTTCCACTTACTCCCTCTGCCTATCCTGAGCCCTGGGAGAGTCTAGCAGCACCAGTTTTTCTGCTAAGCAGCTAGAAGTCCATGTAGGAGGACCTGGTCTGCAATCCATCCTTTTGGAATAAGAGGCAGTCATGTCTTTCCTCCTTTTGAAGGGAGGCCGTGTGTCACATTGATAGCCACATCTATTGACTTAAATGTAAGTGTATGTTGAAATCAGGTCGAGATAGCTGTATTTACATCTGGCCAGGCTGTCCAGCATGAATGGGGCAAAGGCATACCCAAAAGGAGTGTTCATCTTTGCACAAAAGactgaattgttttttttaaaaaatgcttctgttaaGAGTATTTTGAGAAAGCACCTTCCATCTCAACCACAGGCCTTTCAGAATAACAAGACAGCCTAAATCATAACTCTCCTCCTGggtttttacatttatttaagcAGCAgacaagatgttaaacagcagcGGGTAGCAGCAACTAATGTACTACTGCCTTGGGTTTGTGCCAGATACCGGTAACACGACTAGAGCGGCAGTGCTCAAAAACCACGGTGAGGGTTCAGGAATAAGCTGTTACCACCCGAAGGCACCTCAAGCAAAGGTGGTGTTGTTCCAGCCTACATTGCCAGCACTGATCTCAAAGAAGCTGACGTAGATTCTGAAAGGGAAGACAGACACCGTtagctgctgagagcagagtgCTGCAGGCTGGCCAGGGTGTTCCTGCAGCAGGACACACACAGCCACACTGTAGACTGTCTCCAGAGCTTTACACTTCTCAGGCCTGCGCTGCTTCTCAGCAAGTTACGATTTCCTTTTGCAATTCTGGCAGGCGTTTGAGTGTTGCATTATTGCCCCCTCGCCTTTTTTAATGCCTTGTCTACTTGCATTCTGGAGTTCCTGGTATTTTCCTACTTGTTGTTTTAAGGAGATCTCAGgatgctgtgttttatttacagTCATTTCTGGAGCAGATTGGTGTACCTTCAGGAGAAGGACTAGAAATGCTTTTATGTAAGTGGAAGCTTTTGTACTAGACCTCCACTTGTACCCCACAGGCAGTAGGGAAGTGTTGGTATACGTTACTCAGGTTATCAATTTAATAACATCAAGTTATTGTGTCTGTACCTGGGCTCTCACGCATATGAGATCTGTGGGTACGTGCAGTGCCTAAGCCTCCATcattttaactgaaagaaattttacAGCTTCTGGGCATTGGTATTGCAGCTCATGCAATTGCTCCTGTCCTCTTTTTAATTGGAGAGCTGCTCTATTGACTTGGCATTTAGCCTCTTCAAGCAGAAGGTTAATAGAAGAACACCAAAGGACAAGTCTGGGATTAATAGTCTTAATTTGTGTAAAGTCACGTCAGACAAGTTGCTGTATGAGCTCACCTGTCAGATggtattttcagctgtttgttgAGCAGGTCACAAAGCAATTTGGAGTAGACCTTGTTCTCCTGCTCCCCTATCTTGCCAATGCTGTAGAGAAAGCACATAGCACAGGGGTCTGTGGAGCCACCAAAGGACATCAGTTGATTGGGAGAGATCTGTATTGCTAGATACtgttggaagaagaaaagaatattattttcctttgccatGTTaggaaaagttttgaaaatcaggaAGGTATTTGTGTACCTAAAGTGCAGTGAAAATAGGTGCATGCCTATCAGTTATGGTTTTGAAATTGTCCTGCATGTACTTCATTGCACTTCCAGACTTCCTAAATGTTTTCCTGCAAGTCCCAAAGATGAGAAGGTATGAAATACAATCACATTCCCATGACATACCGTTTGGAAACAGGCACTGCCATCACAATTCTTTCATCTATTGCTGAATGCCTGTATTCTTAACCAAAAGTACTAGCAgcacataaaattaaaaacaacaacaaaaaaaaagagcagtccTGGGCACGCAGAGATACTTTTCACGACTTACTAACATGCAAATAGTTTCACTCTTGTTCTTAAGTTACCCTGTGGTAAAGATCCTTCCCTGCCAGCTGTCTTGCAACCTTCAATCCCCGTGTGCCCAATTACCTACTAAAAGATAGGTTCTGGATGTTCAGCCCTGGTACACTGTTGGAAGGAGGACCCTGCAGTACCCTTTACTGACTTTGAATTTTGTGTAGAAAGTTCAGGTGCTCCGAGAGCTCAGTGACCCGCAATACCTCCAGAACCTCCTCCAAGCCAgccagctctccctgcctgtgTGGGGGAAGGCCAAGAATGAGTGGGGGTGTGCAATTGCATTGCTGCTGCCATACGTTCCAGAGGGATTTTGCACCTCACTGGCTCCTGCTGCAGTCCTCCCTGCTGAGGTAAATGTGAACTGACACAGCACAGGTCTAAATCAACATCCCCCCTCATTAAACAAAATACAGCCTAATCCTGCTTTTGTTCTTGATAGCAGGAAAAATAGAAGAATGTATCTATGTTAATATTAATGACCAGCCTGCAATTTTCCCTGTTGCTAATACACAGTGTCAGATCCCCATACTGGAGAGTCCAGGGATCAGTTCCTTTGGCATCCATCTGGCTTCTGTTCTGTTCTTACCCACGTTTATTAGCAGCGCATCATTGGAACTCAGCAGCAATTAACCCTCTTGGTAAAACCAGCTAGCCTGAGTACCCTGAGTTGTCTGGGTAATAGCCTTGGCCATCATTTATGGCTTGTTTGGGTGCAAGGTGCATCAGACCACAGCAGTACAGGATAAGCCAAGGAGGTCCTGCTGAGGTACCACTTGCTTAGCTCTGTTATCCCCTGGCTGGACACCCTGTGCTCTCAACTTTATGCCAGATGTAGGTACGTATATGCCTTTAATATCTACCCCAGAAGCagatcattattttaaaaaaaaaatcaagctgaagTGTTAATcagcattattttctcttagagcagtttgaaaatgtttgaaacagatttttgagTAGAAAAAACCCtatctgattaaaaataaaaatcagtattttttccaaatggtaCTGTTTCCTGCAAGAGGAAAGGTCTGCATTCCAGCCCACCCtaatcctttccttctttctgtgttATAACTAAGAGACTCTTCCTTTCCTATTGCCTCCTTTGTCATGAAGAGCTTACGTGTCCTCTTCAAAAAATCTCTTTGTTATTCCCTGTATATTTCTAAGTCCCATTACATATCGCTTCCACACGGCTCCACAAACCTGTTCCAGCTGCATCCCAGCCCTGGCCTCTAGCTTTATATTCAGGAGCTGTTATGCAAGAACCACCAGCTGacaccccccccagcagcaaGTGCTTGGTTGCTAGactgataaaaaaaatgttttttgaagagGGATAGAACACATCAGTTTTACATAAGAATTTCATTATATTACTGCatgtgttggaaaaaaaaatcttactccCATTTACCGTTTAGCCTGCTTTTCGTGGAGATAAGGCTTATACAAGCCTAAAACATGCTTCTGTTCCCCAAGATAACTAACTTTAGTCCAATTTGGCAGAGATTGATTTCCTACATGTTTAATGAGACTGGTTGATTGCATAGAGCTCCATTACTGTCCCTAGAGAAAGAGGGGTCCCTTTATCAGACATCAAACAATCTGCCTGGAAGAGACACAGTAGAACCATGCTTCTCCAGGTCAATTGGCTTTTTAATCTCGGCATCAAATCAATTTTATGAGATTATCCAACCACATACAACTGTCTAAAGTCTACAGCCATACAACAACAAATAGAAATATTCTAATTATCAGTGCTGAACTGAGAATTTCTACTTGTTCAAAGAAATGTCAGTACTATTAACCATCCTACCACTGGTGGGATCCATGGCGCAAGTCCAATGCAGAACCTGACTAGAAGTCACAGAAACTTTAAAAGTTTTCCTTCAAGAACCAGCTGAAATCTTGCTGCAAGTTAAGCTGGCTGTTTCCTGCCTCATGCCactgatgaaggaaaaaaatatgttcctgtCTCTTGCATAACAGCCTCCCTCTTCAGCCTTCTCTCCTAGAAGAGCCAGAGTGTCAGTTGATCCTTATAGTCTCTTACTTCTTCAGGGTTTTTCCTTTGGTGCATCTCTAGTCTGCCTACCTCTTTCTCAAAGTAGAGGGCCTGAGACTGGATGGAGTACTCCTGCTGAGGCTTTCTTCCACCTTGTGCACAACAGGAGCAAAATTCCCCTGCTCCCAAGCAGTCTTAACTCTTATTCATGTTGTAACCCATAATAGCTCCCCAAATCCTTTGCTCTTTAACGAAttattctttgtcttttatGCAGTTTGACTTATTAATCAGCTATTGAAAGAAAGGTTCTTGACTTGAGAAGATATCTCTTATTATCTTCTTGAATTCTTAGTCTCCTGTACATACAAGCTATTGTCATCTGCCCACCTCAGTCCACCAAGTCATTAATGGAAGTGTTGACTAGATCTGAGCATAAGGCATGACTGTGAGACTGTTTAAAACATTCCTAATTTTGACAAAACCATGCCAGCTGCTCACAATTTTCCTCTTACGATTTTTAAGACATTCAGGAGTCTGTTCTAATATTCCCAGTTATCCCACTTGCTTTTTAAGTTTGGGtccatttttccccttcttcccttcccaggaCACTTCCAGCCATGGCAGTTATCAAAAATTGCTAAGGGGTTCAGAGACCTCTGGTTTTATCTTAAGTAATCTGGTGTGACTACCTTTTCAGAACACTGTTTCCATGAAGAGCAAAGATCTGCTCAAGAGCTTCAGGTGTCCCAGTGAGTAGAGAAAGGTTCACTGGGCAGCCCTCAGAATCCTTTCTGCAGGCACCAGAACTTCATTCTTTCTCAGGTTTCAAAGCATCACTCccaaagtaaaataagaaacattttctcaaaGTGCTGATTTGCTAGAGAATACTTAGAAAAGGTATTAGAAAAAGCTAGAGAAAGCTTAGAAAAGCTGCTAAAAATCTATAGCTGACTTGCTTA includes the following:
- the LOC137670170 gene encoding macrophage migration inhibitory factor-like, translating into MPKFIVNTNISKDKVPESFTGELTQQLSKAMGKPAQYLAIQISPNQLMSFGGSTDPCAMCFLYSIGKIGEQENKVYSKLLCDLLNKQLKIPSDRIYVSFFEISAGNVGWNNTTFA